One Onychomys torridus chromosome 17, mOncTor1.1, whole genome shotgun sequence genomic window carries:
- the Fbxo8 gene encoding F-box only protein 8 isoform X1, with protein MGQGLWRVARNQHLQQEAYSEPGYLSREQSRRVTSSNISHSSHRKQAQGGIDIYHLLKARKSKEQEGFINLEMLPPELSFTILSYLNATDLCLASCVWQDLANDELLWQGLCKSTWGHCSIYNKNPPLGFSFRKLYMQLDEGSLTFNANPEEGVSYFMSKGILDDSPKEIAKFIFCTRTLNWKKLRIYLDERRDVLDDLVTLHNFRNQFLPNALREFFRHIHAPEERGEYLETLITKFSHRFCACNPDLMRELGLSPDAVYVLCYSLILLSIDLTSPHVKNKMSKREFIRNTRRAAQNISEDFVGHLYDNIYLIGHVAA; from the exons ATGGGTCAAGGACTCTGGAGAGTGGCCAGAAACCAGCATCTCCAACAGGAAGCCTACAGTGAGCCAGGCTACCTcagcagagagcagagcaggagagTAACTTCAAGCAACATTTCTCACTCCAGCCACCGGAAACAAGCCCAAGGAGGCATCGATATATATCATCTTCTGAAGGCAAGGAAGTCTAAAGAGCAGGAAGGGTTCATTAACTTGGAAATGCTGCCTCCTGAACTAAGCTTCACCATCTTGTCCTACCTAAATGCAACTGACCTCTGCTTAGCTTCATGTGTTTGGCAAGACCTTGCTAATGATGAACTTCTCTGGCAAGG gTTGTGTAAATCCACTTGGGGTCACTGttctatatacaataagaacccacctttaggattttcttttagaaaattataTATGCAGCTAGATGAAGGAAGCCTCACCTTTAATGCCAACCCAGAGGAG GGAGTGAGCTACTTTATGTCCAAGGGTATCCTAGATGATTCGCCAAAGGAAATAGCAAAATTTATCTTCTGTACAAGAACACTAAATTGGAAAAAACTGAGAATCTACCTTGATGAAAG GAGAGATGTCTTGGATGACCTTGTAACCTTACATAATTTTAGGAATCAGTTCTTGCCAAATGCATTGAGAGAATTTTTCCGTCATATTCATGCTCCTGAAGAACGTGGGGAGTACCTTGAAACTCTTATAACAAAGTTCTCACATAGGTTCTGTGCTTGTAATCCTGACCTAATGCGAGAACTTGGCCTTAGTCCTG ATGCTGTCTATGTACTGTGCTACTCTTTGATTCTACTTTCCATTGACCTCACTAGTCCTCACGTGAAGAACAAAATGTCAAAAAGAGAATTT